A genomic region of uncultured Paludibaculum sp. contains the following coding sequences:
- a CDS encoding phage terminase large subunit family protein: MMNSLNPLSTALQGAALAVLPPERVRLSEWADRHRRLSSEGSAAPGQWTTLPFQREPLDAISPSSPYQQIVLMWSSQVGKSEALLNLIAYAVAEEPGPILVVQPTLPMCEAFSKDRIAPLFRDTPALKGRVSDPKSRDSGSTIFHRRFIGGHLTIVGSNSPAGLASRPIRYLLTDEVDRWEDSAGAEGDQMTLATARTRTFWNRKVVMVSSPTVKGASRIDAAFLESDQRFYHVPCPFCNHRQRLIWPRVEWPDGEPGKAAYRCAGCEELIPNHRKAWMVARGNWIAQNPGSRIAGFHLSELYSPWRAWGDLAEDWLKAQGNPERLRAFINTSLAELWDDAGQVGVTEADLLARRENYGPALPDRAAMLTAGVDIQANRAEVSIYAWGAGEESWLMTHRVIPGDPTGPALWAALDNYLLQQWQHPLIGPMPIHAACVDSGFLAGQVTRFCDERRGRRVWAVKGMAGAGPVWPRKASKAPKGNVFVIHHDSLKTTLQRRLSITEGPGRIHFPATVGLPYFEQLNSEFLRTEYRRGRPERIWERRKGRAAEAWDAAVYAYAALFGLQAQGIHVDVEAARLHGLRQAGAAPAPGYQVYRSRFVQSA, translated from the coding sequence ATGATGAACTCTCTCAACCCGCTTAGCACCGCCCTCCAGGGGGCCGCGCTGGCCGTCCTACCTCCGGAGCGGGTGCGTCTCTCGGAGTGGGCGGACCGCCATCGGCGCCTGAGTTCCGAGGGGAGCGCCGCGCCTGGCCAGTGGACCACGCTGCCATTCCAGCGGGAGCCCCTGGACGCGATCTCTCCGAGCTCGCCCTACCAGCAAATCGTGCTCATGTGGAGCTCGCAGGTAGGCAAGTCGGAAGCGCTGCTCAACCTGATTGCTTACGCCGTGGCGGAAGAGCCGGGCCCGATCCTGGTGGTTCAGCCAACGCTGCCCATGTGCGAAGCGTTCTCAAAGGATCGCATCGCGCCACTGTTCCGGGACACTCCGGCGTTGAAGGGCCGGGTGTCCGATCCGAAGTCGAGGGACTCCGGCAGCACGATCTTTCATCGCCGCTTTATCGGCGGCCACCTGACCATCGTGGGCAGTAACTCGCCCGCGGGCCTGGCCTCCAGACCGATCCGCTACCTGCTCACGGACGAGGTAGACCGCTGGGAAGATTCGGCCGGCGCCGAAGGCGACCAGATGACGCTTGCGACCGCTCGCACGCGGACCTTCTGGAATCGCAAGGTGGTCATGGTATCGAGCCCGACGGTGAAAGGGGCTTCCCGAATCGATGCCGCCTTCCTCGAATCCGACCAGCGTTTCTATCATGTGCCCTGCCCGTTCTGCAACCACCGCCAACGGCTCATCTGGCCGCGCGTGGAGTGGCCTGACGGTGAACCGGGCAAGGCCGCCTATCGCTGCGCAGGGTGCGAGGAACTGATTCCCAATCACCGCAAGGCCTGGATGGTGGCGCGGGGTAACTGGATCGCGCAGAATCCCGGTTCTCGCATTGCTGGCTTCCATCTGAGCGAACTCTACTCGCCTTGGCGCGCCTGGGGCGACCTGGCGGAAGACTGGCTCAAGGCACAAGGCAACCCGGAACGGCTGCGGGCCTTTATCAACACGAGTCTGGCGGAACTCTGGGACGACGCGGGACAGGTGGGCGTCACTGAGGCCGATCTGCTGGCCCGGCGAGAGAACTACGGGCCCGCCCTGCCAGACCGCGCCGCCATGCTGACGGCCGGCGTCGACATACAGGCAAACCGCGCCGAAGTGAGCATCTACGCCTGGGGTGCTGGTGAGGAAAGCTGGCTCATGACTCATCGTGTGATCCCCGGCGATCCGACCGGCCCCGCGCTGTGGGCCGCGCTCGACAACTACTTACTACAGCAATGGCAGCACCCACTCATCGGACCGATGCCGATTCATGCCGCTTGCGTCGATTCCGGATTCCTAGCCGGGCAGGTCACCCGGTTCTGTGATGAGCGCCGCGGCCGGCGTGTCTGGGCTGTCAAAGGCATGGCCGGAGCCGGGCCCGTGTGGCCGCGCAAGGCCAGCAAGGCGCCCAAGGGCAACGTGTTCGTGATCCATCACGATTCGTTGAAGACGACTCTTCAGCGGCGTCTGAGCATCACCGAGGGGCCGGGCCGGATCCACTTTCCCGCGACCGTGGGGCTGCCGTACTTCGAGCAACTGAACTCAGAGTTCCTTCGGACCGAATACAGGCGCGGCCGGCCGGAGCGCATCTGGGAACGGCGGAAGGGACGAGCGGCTGAAGCCTGGGACGCGGCCGTTTACGCCTATGCGGCGCTGTTTGGCCTCCAGGCGCAGGGCATCCACGTGGACGTGGAGGCGGCGCGGCTGCACGGGTTAAGGCAGGCGGGCGCGGCGCCGGCGCCCGGGTATCAGGTGTACCGAAGCCGGTTCGTGCAATCCGCATAG